The window ATCTTTTTTTACTTTTACCTCTTTAGGTGTTTCAATAACTTTTTCCTCTAAAACCTCTACTCTAACAGCTTTTTTCAAACTATCCTTCTGTGTATTAGAGTTTGGCTCTGAATATATTGGAGTTTTATAATTTATTGTATATGCATAATTTTTTTTCGATGGTTTTTCAGCTACCTTTATCTCTTTTAACGGCAATACTTGTTCCTGTTCTTTTTCTCTCTCAATTGCCACCTCTTTAACTTTAATCTCCGAAGTTACATTTGTTTTTCCAATCTCTTTAGTAATTCCTACTGTTGTTGTAATAGTAATTATATACAGAGCTATTATTCCCAATATACTTACTATAAATTTATTATTTCCGTTCATACTACCTCCCTTGTTCTGTTATTTTTCATTCATACTTGAATATTTTATACTATTTTATAAAAAATATCTAGTTTGAATTTATAATATAGCAAATTTAACTTATATATTTTTTAAACAAAGAGAGATTTTTTATATAAAATATAATAAAAGGAGAAAAATTTACTTTTAGGTATTGATTTTTAATACCTTTACACAGTAAGTTTTTCTCCTTTAACTATATATTCTTATTTAGATTTTTTCTTTCCTTTTGTTGCTTTTTTCTCTACTACTGGATTCATTTTTTCTAAAAGATTTTTACCCGCTTTAAATTTTGCAACCTTTCTTGCAGCAACTTTCATTGGTTTTTTAGTTTGTGGATTTATACAAGTTCTCTCTGCTCTTTCACTTGTTTCAAACTTTCCAAACCCTATGAATGAAATGCTATCTCCCTTTACTAACACCTCTTCTAATGTATCTAAGAATACCTTTGTTAATCTCTCTGCTTCAGCCTTTGTTTTTAGTTCTGCCTTAGCTCCAAATAATTCTACAAATTCCTTTTTTGTCATCTGAAATCACTCCCAGTTATTGATTTATTACCCTTACTATTAAAATAGCATGTTTTTGTAATAAAAACAATAGTTTTTATTATTTTTTTAATTTTTCTTTTTTATAAATAACTCTACCCAATAATTTTTTCCATCTTTATCTTTAGCCATTCCTATTCCAGTTTCATCATAATTTGAATTTAAAATATTATCTCTATGACCTTTTGAATTTAACCATCTCTCCACTACAAATTCAGGTGTATCATGCCATCTAGCTATATTTTCCCCAGCAGCACTAAATTTTATTCCTTTTTTCTTTATAATATTAAATGTCATTCCATATCTCTTGCTATTATGGGATAAAATCTCCTCTTCAGCCATATCTTTTGCCTTCATTATAGCAATATTATTTAGCTCTTCATTTATTTTTAAAGGAGTTAGCCCATTCTCTATTCTTGCTTCATTTACCAATTTTAATATTATCTCTTGATACTCTGCTCCCTTT of the Candidatus Fusobacterium pullicola genome contains:
- a CDS encoding CAP domain-containing protein — its product is MRKLLGIFIVFILFIAEAKGAEYQEIILKLVNEARIENGLTPLKINEELNNIAIMKAKDMAEEEILSHNSKRYGMTFNIIKKKGIKFSAAGENIARWHDTPEFVVERWLNSKGHRDNILNSNYDETGIGMAKDKDGKNYWVELFIKKKN
- a CDS encoding HU family DNA-binding protein, coding for MTKKEFVELFGAKAELKTKAEAERLTKVFLDTLEEVLVKGDSISFIGFGKFETSERAERTCINPQTKKPMKVAARKVAKFKAGKNLLEKMNPVVEKKATKGKKKSK